One genomic window of Corallococcus caeni includes the following:
- a CDS encoding LysR family transcriptional regulator produces the protein MSITHLQSFVAVAEEGHVGRAARRLHLTQPPLSRHILALEDELGTPLFERVPKGMRLLPTGEALLQHARRILEEVEVAARTVREAAQGSGASKPPPV, from the coding sequence GTGAGCATCACGCACCTCCAGTCCTTCGTCGCGGTGGCGGAAGAGGGCCACGTGGGCCGGGCCGCGCGCCGGCTGCACCTCACCCAGCCGCCGCTCAGCCGTCACATCCTCGCGCTGGAGGACGAGCTGGGCACGCCCCTCTTCGAGCGCGTCCCCAAGGGCATGCGCCTGCTGCCTACCGGCGAGGCCCTGCTCCAGCACGCGCGCCGCATCCTCGAAGAGGTGGAGGTCGCCGCCCGCACGGTGCGCGAGGCGGCCCAAGGCTCCGGAGCCTCCAAGCCACCTCCCGTCTGA
- the map gene encoding type I methionyl aminopeptidase produces the protein MGIPLFKGSEVERLRLAGRAAAGTLEHVASRLRPGVTTADIDSWVREDTARRGGTPSQLGYKGFPSTVCTSRNQVVCHGIPRVDEVLKPGDILNVDVTTHLDGFHGDTSATFMIGEVSADARHVVDVARRCRDVGVSVVRHGARLGDIGAAVMALAKAEGCSIVEEFGGHGIGRQMHGEPHVPHMAKAGTGITLKSGMVITIEPMVNLGRPEIRMMPDGWTVVTADGSLSAQFEHTVLVTRDGCEVLTPSELSLHISGSHPES, from the coding sequence ATGGGCATTCCCCTCTTCAAGGGCAGTGAAGTGGAGCGGTTGCGGCTCGCGGGCCGCGCGGCGGCGGGCACGTTGGAGCACGTGGCCTCCCGGCTGCGGCCGGGCGTGACGACGGCGGACATCGATTCTTGGGTTCGCGAGGACACGGCGCGGCGCGGCGGCACGCCCAGCCAGCTGGGATACAAGGGCTTCCCCTCCACGGTGTGCACCAGCCGCAACCAGGTGGTGTGCCATGGCATCCCGCGCGTGGATGAAGTGCTGAAGCCCGGGGACATCCTCAACGTGGACGTGACGACGCACCTGGACGGCTTCCACGGCGACACGTCCGCCACGTTCATGATTGGCGAGGTGTCCGCCGATGCCCGGCACGTGGTGGACGTGGCGCGGCGGTGCCGGGACGTGGGCGTGTCGGTGGTGCGGCACGGCGCGCGGCTGGGGGACATTGGCGCGGCGGTCATGGCGCTGGCGAAGGCGGAAGGGTGCAGCATCGTGGAGGAGTTCGGCGGCCACGGCATCGGCCGGCAGATGCACGGGGAGCCGCACGTGCCGCACATGGCGAAGGCGGGCACGGGCATCACGCTGAAGTCGGGGATGGTCATCACCATCGAGCCCATGGTGAACCTGGGGCGCCCGGAGATCCGGATGATGCCGGACGGGTGGACCGTCGTGACCGCGGACGGCAGCCTGTCCGCCCAGTTCGAACACACCGTGCTCGTCACCCGCGACGGCTGTGAAGTCCTCACTCCGAGCGAGCTGTCCCTGCACATCTCCGGGAGCCATCCAGAAAGCTGA